TGATCTTACATTCTTGTGTCTTTGGTTACAGGTATGACAAGTTCTGTCCTTTCTACAAATCTGTTTGGATGTTGCGCAATATTATCCATTTCTATAGCTTAGCCAATCAGGTAAAATAGTGTGGCTGTGGCTGCATGTAGGTTTTGTGTTGGAGTACCTTTCAGACATTTATAGAGATGATGCCTTTCTATTTTCGTACTTTTGTGCTGTTATTTTCATCCTCATGTTTCATTTTATCGCCTTTAGTAAGATATTTTGGAGATGAATAAGATTCAAACTTCTGGGAGAGAACAGTTACTTGATTAATAAATAAGAGTTACCGCAGTATTTGCTTGTGACATTTGCGGTTGTCATCTTTTGCGCAGGCAGTCGAACGGGGAGCTGGTATGGATGGCCAGAAGATTACCTACACTCTCATTAAGCACCGTCTAGGGGATTTGTTCTATCGTTTGGTGTAAGTATCTCTCAAGAATATGCACTTTGTTAAGTGGTAATGCAGATTTTTCCCAAGTTACTAGTCTGGTGCTTCCGCCTTCCGTTCGCCCTCCCCctctcttgtttttctcttgCCGTTTATACATTCATTCTTTGCAGGTCCCAAAAGTTTGAGGACCCGGCCGAAGGAGAGGATGTTCTTGTGGGCAAGTTCAAGAAGCTTCATGATGATTTGACTGCTGGTTTCCGAAACCTTGAGGATGAAACTCGATAAGTCTCTTTAGTAAATGTCTTCCAATTCTTGGAGGGATCCGCCTGGCTCCAAAGCAGAGTTTTTGTTGAATCAGTTGTATGTTTTTGTCCGCATTAAAATGGCCGTTTGGATCGTAGAATTGGATGAGTAAACACGGGAAGGTGCTTGGCTCGGCATTTTATATTTGTTCAGTTGGTGTAACAATATTTATTTAGTAGCATGGTCACTTATGGGGTCATCTAGATGAATGTTATTTAGTCAGTCCTCTCTATCATCAGACCTGAAAATTAAGCTGATGGAAGTATGTACCTAAGCATTATCACTTGGGTATAATGTATTATTTGTTGCCTTATCAGAcgtgtaataatttgtaataaggTTCTGAGTGCACCTGCCTGGGATATGCTGTTCGCGATTTTGGTTTACAAATTCAAGTATAGAGTTGGTTGAATTGTTTGACCTCCGTGCACTTCACAATCGCTGTGGTTAAAGGTTGCTAAACATGTCCATTGAAAAAAAGTTACTGTTCAATCATGATATGAGAAATCATGAACTTGCAATGTTTTGATACTTTGATATGAGAATTAAAATGATAATCAAAGTGGAATATCGGTAGATCAAAGTAGTCTTGATTTCCATATCCACTGACAACTATATCTGCATGTCAGGGAGCATACATCGCATTATTCTATTGGTAATGCACATTTAATCTAAGCGCAACGGAAGGGAAAAAAAATATTGGTATTTCGTTTCAGAAAGCCCCATTTGTGAGATtacactaggtttgttgttgttgtttcggGAAGCATGCTTTCAAGTAGAGACGAATACAGTAGTCTCTTTGAAAAACATCTGCAAACATTCTCGTCAGTATTGAGTCTCATTCATCGTATAGAAGTCTGTAACATATGATCCAATTGAAGAACTGCCATGATTGTATACATATGAGTCTTACTGGTCCCTGTATTTGATTGGTTTTGCTTTCCCATCTAAAATGATTTCTGGTGATCCACCTATCAAACCAAGAACGGAGCTGTACCATATCCTCGAGATAAAGCAGTGATGATTGCCCTGAAATGCTGCCACAGTTCATAGTTTGTTCAGGTTGATGATAAAGAAATGAAGGATCAAGCAGTTTTTTTAACAGTTACTTGGTCTTATTCTTCGTTTCATAGTAATAAAAAGAGGAAGGGAAGTCCTTCGCATGTCTCATGTGCCAACTCAAATGAAAGGACCGTACTCGCAAACATACGATAAGAGTTACATTTTATAATTATTCATTTTACAGAAAACATGTTCTAAAAGATCTTTTCGATAAACATTCCAGTTTTAGTTACATTccgtatttatttatttttctcagTTTGAAAAATCTTTTCGGAGAACGCTTCGATTTTTGGATTGACCAAATTTGGTTGAATGGATTATCATCAGAAGCTAAGAAGATACAACAATAATATAGCCAATATATTCACACAAGTGGAATCTGGAAAGGATAGTTTCTATGCagtccttacccctaccttgtgaagatagagatgttgtttccgaaagaccctcgactcaatACAATAAATCACAGCAGTTATAACAATGAACTACGACAAACGAAATAATAACAAGATAGTTCTGGAAAAGCGCATTTTCTGTTTCGAAGAGTTGGTCCAGTTTTTGTACAAGCTAACTGCATCTCAAAACCTATTCTTCCAGCAAACTAAACAAAACGAACCGATCACCTTGTACTTAAAAGATCGGTGGATCTGCTCTTTGTTAGCTTCTCTTGTTTTTTATCAATGAGAATAGCCTAAATTTGCAGCTTCGTTTAATTACATTTTCTAAGTACATGAGTATAAGAGAACCTTGCATTAAGTCTTCAGGTTAACACATTCGCTTGACAGCTCGTAGAAGAGTAATTTCAGATTGCTAGCGGCAGCAATCGGTAACACATTAAAAAGACGGAATATCCCTAGTCTCCATCCTCCCTGGCTCAACAATTGAGAACaccaaaccaacaacaacaacaacccagtataatcccacaagtggagtctggagGACACCAAACCAGATACTCAAAAATGCTGATTAAACTATAGGTTACTTTTTCTCTTACAAATAAGACGATTTAGCTTTCGCTATCACCCAAGCATGGGAAGGCAAGCACAAGAAGCAAATAGTGGACAACCAAAATTTATTTCTAGCATTTACAACTACCGATAACATTACACTGATTAGGGCATATAGCAAGACGGCTAGCTTGTATTCAGTTCTACCCATCATCATAAACAAGGGAAATTAGGATCGGTGCAAATTAAAGAAATTTTTTCGACAAGTAAAAAGTTTGTACATTCAACTAGACTTGCTGCTCTGCTAGTATAACAGAAATATGGCGAGGAAGCTCGTGTATGTACAAATTCCAAAGTTGgaaatgcttcctcattactctGTCCAGCTACACAAACATATGTACATGAATTTTAGACCTGCAAACACAACAAGAAACACTTAAAAGGTTTTTTTCAAAAAGCAACTTCAACTTCAGAGGCCACTCCACCTTAAAACTCACAATAGAGGCATAAGGCAAGTTTGTGGAACAACTGCGTGTAGGACTATTAATTGAATCAAGATTGAGTTCAGCAAAAGTCTATTAATTGAATCAACATTGAGTTCAGCAACAGATAACAAGATGCATTACAAAGTGTAACCTAACCCCCCTATGAAGGGCTAGAATTTGTATACGGCAATTTTGACAATAACTCTAAAAAGTTCTCACCAACCTTAACAACAATGGTGGAGAAGCAGTTACTTTAACCATTCATGCTTGCAGTTAATCTTCCTCGTTGTCAGACTGGTTCACCTTTTTGGACATACTATCATTCTCTGTCACGGCATTCTCTGTcacagagaagaaaaaagaaaaacagagaCAATGAGAGAGCATACTTGAGCAAACGATCCCCAACTGTAACAAAAATAATACTTGAACGTACAAGAGTCCTTAAGTTCATGAAGATAACACTTGCAAAAATTTTGAACATTCGAGATAGACAACCATTGCCTTATGCTTACATTGTCATGAATAAATTAACCACAGACATCGAATAAGCAAGAGTTAAAACAACTTTGCACAACAGAAACATGAGAAATGAAATACTATATCATATCTTTTGGTAAGCAACGTCCTTTCATTATTTTAAGTGGAATGTATCAGATTGCCCACTCTCATAGCAGGTACTAATAGGAAAGTCTAAACTTCTTAGAGATGTATTGGGCCATTTACTcaataaggaaaaaaagaagaaaggaattttACAATACTTATTAGCTAAAGTAATGTGTACATCCAATTTGAGTCCCGTGGCTTTGGTCTAGTAGTAAGAGGACAACACATGATATAGGTGAGCGCAACACATGATATAGGTGCAATTCACAGGTTTGAACCTGCACAAAAGTCTAGTATAGGTTTTCATCAATCCTGCAATACTTGCAAAACTTCAATAAATAGGAAAATATATTTAGTTTTCCTTTCACGAACGCACATATCCTTCCccattaattaaaataaataaagcaaaAGACTGAGTTATCTGTTCCTACCATCTAGATTTGTCGAATTCCATATCGATGTAATCAAATATCAAAGCCGACGATATATTCAATTGTTGCTATTAATGCAAGGCTTTGCTAGAACAATTCATCAAAACATACATTATGAAAAACGGAGGAAAGCAAAATAATTAAGTACCATTATTAAGATAAAAAGTAGAGGAAGGCCAGCCGCGGAATGTAGCGAGAGACATAGTTTCCTCTTCGGATAGCGTATTGGAGAGTTTATGAACGAGGTCAGCTATACCATAGGAGCTTCGTCGAGGTGGGACCCAATAAGAAGCACCAGGACAGAAAGGAAGCCAATCGGGAGCCGATCTCCGTACTATGATACGATGAATAGCGTCCTCGATCCTCTGCACCGCCACAGCCTCCGCCTCCGATGTGTCAGATGCCACGTGTCTATCCGGCTGAGTGGATTCGCACCTACAAGCTACGAGGCGAACAGCATCCCGGCGGCTAGCTGTGGATGGGGCGGTGGTGGTTCGGATCAGATTTAGGGCTTGAGCAATGGAACGGGCCATGATATACGAGAAATTACAAGGCAATCGGGGAAAAACACTTATAAATATACAGATAAGGAAGGAGTAGATCTCACTTTTGGAGAGGAGGCGGATGACTCGATGAAGGAAAAGGGCTCCGGGCAATTTATCAGAATTCAGAGCTAAAGTTTGGCGGTGCGGGTGGCGGTTTACGGTTACAATCCACAAAAATTGTTTGGGCTGGGCTCATCTACATTTCTTGGCCCATATCCTTCCTCGAATGGAAATTGTAATGACATAATTGACAAATAATATGATGGTTGTTAGTTGTTATATTGTATCATATtttttactttaaatataatatttatttcaaTTCTATTGTACCGTATCGTTAAATTCGTTGTTACATAACAAtgaaaaatatcattttatggaacgaccgatttggtgtggccATGTCGTTATCTtatctttttctcttatcttgaCCTTATGtattattaaataatcctattttatcCTTTACTATACCATTTAATATCCTAATTATACCTCGTAACTTACTTTTACTTTATAATATTGTAATTTTGTTctccatattgttggtgcatgacatCGTAAAATGACTGTAaataatacaatctatccaaacattatatacgtcaaaacgatacagtacaatacaatacaatacaatacaaaacgatacattatgaaacgatacataACAACCATCAAACAAGTTGTTAGTGTGTATACTTTTATTGGTTGATGTTTAATTTATTGAACAATAAGTGAAtataaaaaatacaataaatatttatttaacttaTACTAGATAAACTTggacaaatttttattttattttaaatttgaaactTTGGAAAATGGCAAATGTGCCATTTTATTCTTTTATGTTACAACTCATAGTCACGTACGTTAGTTCATGCTATAAGGTGTTGACGTAAATCAATGAAGAtattatctttaagatgataagaagttaatcttgttgctcttaaatgatacaagggtgaaTAAGGGTAGTTaataagtattagaagttaaacgaattgagtatgttgtaacccgtattttcgggtaaacctTGAGATTCTTATTATACTCAAAATGacgtgttttaaggtatttgaatcatataatattcgtatcataagtcttgaagtcaaaagTTGTCGTAACTTAGGTTCATagttttacttaaactttaggtcaaatttTACTATGCTTTTAtcccaatgtacttggaattaAGGGGTGATTTacccaccaaattgaagatctatgagtctagtttccaacgcattaaatcgTTTGTCGATATGatctcagagtagagagatatttgcattttacgagactgcgccaaacagctctctatggggcccacataggcggtttaagacatatgggtatatataagatgcctcaaccccattttaagtcattatttttcagtgtATTCAGACCTTAAAACTCTGAAAACACACTCTTAAGTTTCTCTcgtgatccaagacccaaacaaggggcaaacaatacaaatcaagtgtcgggaatcctgtggcgctagtaagtttcttgttcttcttgttattgcgcatttttgtgttgttccagctcgtgtgagAGGTCGTTTTAAGTGGTTTATattctataaatactccctcagGTTTttatatcaaccctaggtgatttcaagtcttctaaagtgattctagtgctgaaaacctctaattgattgctagtttcgcttccttgttcttgtggcagcattggagggatattttcgtggacaattaaggtcaaattggagttgttttttCTGTTTAatggtaaggaacctcttactcaacatgtatttaagattatctaAGTTGCGGTTAAgtcattgaagctaaaacttgtgaaatatatatcgaaagtcTTGGTAGTAATGTGTTGGTTGGTGAATTGtgattattatttatgttgtttgggatgttttgtgattgttttgacttgtggGAAATTGTATAAATAGTGTAGGTGTTGTACGTTTTATAGTAAAATAGGTtacggtcgatacataatagttacaaCGCTTAAACGGTAATGATATTGTCATTTctcctattgtagactaaggagtcatgacaTTTTCATAGCTTGAGTTGGGaaatatatacaaggtatgtgaggatatccctttccttcttttacattactctgattgtacataatgtaatgaacgagcttctaacgatactctactcttagaagctagcaatatacttacattgtttcccttcttatggaacgattgatgttgatgttgcttctctttttcttatgttatcaacgttgttggtacttcctgattcttacaagattcatgatgaagagttagtccCAATAACATGTAAAGAGGATACCGATCTTACATCATTTCGAAAGGTTCAGAATattattccaatgagtccagcatgcattatatgtatgtatctattttactctatcaaGTCGCACTATAGTCGgttacgacacctattgtgcaaccactgatcagttgagttttaccgagctccatgtggccggATACAATTCTACCGAGTCTTATGATAgctgggtacgtttttaccgagcctattacatccaagtacgatatgatgatgatgcccacagaagcgtatgttttaaaagtttatgtatatatatgtttgtatcatgcattttatgtcagtaggcctcagaggtacccaggtgttacaagttgtatattctctatccctgtttacattactcttcttacttatgctttcatGCTTtatatactcagtactttattcgtactgacattctttttatttatggatgctgcatgtcgtgctgcaagtCCTAATAGAGGGGTATACATAGCTCCCCCACCACATTAGGCTGCTCAGCTCAGCATTTATTGGcgagatcctttctccggacttgccgcggtcttggtatgcatttttgttatagacattgtaggtatgtcggggccctgtttcgacaatgttgcaacacttatatttcattagaggctcatagacaggtgtcgacttatgtatggtttggAATCCCTTGTCGATTGATTTTTTGTTATATTGTCTTTCATggcagcgtggtagctcataccttatatatagtttcttgacattCTTGTCATCCCATACTATGTATGTTTAtgtcattatctttcattgttggttattcatgatccatgtctaccatttatattaatCTCGCTAGCCCTTAAAGATAATagggaaggttagataaaatgtacgttggtgcttggCAAATATGTCCCGAGTGTTAGTCACGACTCTCcagcttgggtcgtgacaaaattggTATAAGAACAAGTCTGTTTAAgaggttgtctatgagccgtgtctagtagagtctcgattatggatgtgtagcgcaccacatttataatcaggaggctacatgactagggttgttaccttcttcctgaatctagatcgtgcgtagagttaagtcgtaagtgttcgtctctaatattcaccttgttttctttcagcaatgCCTTCGACTAAGAAGAAAGCGATTAGTAAATGGCTTGATACAACTATGAGAGATGGTTCCAGTTAGGTGCCCTAAGCTAGAGCaagacaaagtgaggctcaaagtgagatatcgtctcatacctcatctactcagTCTCCTCCAGAAGATATTAAGAGGCACCCAGCAGTACCAGTttctccgtctggcactacagactaGGATATGCGGAGTGCAGTGCAGTTATTAACTATCTTGGTAGCTGCttaggctcagaggcagaatactggTGATGTTGATAAATTGGTTAGTACGAAAGTTTataattttattaatctagaccctctagtgtttattggatcagaccccaaggaggacccgcagacttttattgatcaggttcatcgtacactgcgggttatgcatgctagtgatataGAGGCAATaaagttggcttcttatcggttacgagATTTGcgattttctggtatgatagttgggagaggtCCAGAGGTCCGAACGCTcatccagctgtgtggaaggttTTTTATAAGGCCTTTCTTCGTTACTACTTGCTAGTTGAGATACGATGAGccagagctgataagttcttgaaccttcaacaaggtaatatgagtgtgcgagagtatagtATGTAGTTTGATTCTTTAGTAAGTTATCCTCCCTATATGGTGGTCGAGATGAGCAATAGGGTGTATTTGTTCAAGAATAGGTTGGGACCACAtatgataaatgagtgcacgacaacCTCCTTGGTGGATGGCATAGATATTTCTCGTATTCGGGCTTATGCCCaaaccctagaggatcgtaagtgcCAGCAAatggcagatagggagcaggataggggccaacataagagggcaagatttatagggtattctgatgacttcagaggcagcgtcaggccccagtcttcgaggagttcgatgccacctatagctagtgctccttcacagttttagaggcctcgatatgatcgattttaCCTATTCTTGTCTAGGTCAGATTTCGCAGTCATCAAGCTCGCATTATCaaagggatactagtcagacgagaccctaacaccacattgtgatcagtgtggcaaggcccactttggactgtgatgTTGAGGTTCTGATGCGTGTTATCCTTGTGGACAGCCTGGCCATACGATATAGGATTTTCCTAACAGAGGatgtggtggtatggctcagctGAGTAGAtatgtgtctggttcttcctcattagttcgacctccagcacatggttttcaacagtcgacaggtcgtggtagaggtataggtgcagtgccgagttcaagtggtgctcaaaatcgaacataTGCTCTAGTAGGCCaacaggatctcgagtcatcttcggatgttgttacaggtatattgtctgtgttttcttacaaTGTATATGCGATGATTGAtctgggatctacattatcatatgttactccctTTGTGgataataagtttggcattgtacctgaattgataagtaaaccacttgcggtatctattccaataggagattctgtgattgctagaagggtatatagaggttgtagagtgatgatttgtagtcgtcaaacctcggcgaATTATTTGAGTGAGAAAttgttgatttcgatgtgataatgggaatggactggttgacctcatgctatgcaaatgttgactgtcatacgaagatggttaggtttcagttccCTGGTGAACCCGTctttgaatggaaggggaacatcgCTACgctgaaaggtaggtttatttcctatcttaaggcaaggaagatgatctcaaaatgttacatttatcatcttgtttgCGTTAGTGATGcagaggcgaagccgcctactctaccatcaatccccgtggtcaataaatttccaaatattttccCAGATGagctcccaggccttcctcctgaaagggagatgtattttagcattgatgtgttgcctgacactcaacccatatctatttctccatacaggatggccccagcagagttgcgagagttgaaggcgcagttgaaggactttctggataagggcttcattaggcctagcacttcaccttggggtgcgccactTTTGTTCGTGCAAAATAAAGACGGGTCGTTgagaatgtgtatcgattatcgacagttgaataagtttactataaagaacaagtatccatttccaAGGACTGACGACCTGTTTTACCAATtctagggtgccaagtatttctccaagattgacttacgttcagggtatcatcaggtgagggttaaggagaaggatattccaaagacgaccTTCCGGACACgatatggccactttgagttcttggtgatgttgtTCGGGCTAATAAATGCCCcatcagcttttatggatctcatgaatactgtatTCAGGCCATATCTTAATGTGTTCATGAtcatattcattgatgacattctggtgtattctcattCGGAGACGGAACACGCGgtccacttgcggatagtattacagacgcttcaggattgtaagttatatgctaagctctccaaatatgaattttggctaaactcagtagcattccttggccatatgatatctgacgagggtattaatGTTGATACTCAGAAGAttgatgcagtaaagaattggccgagacctataACACCATTAGAAGTctgcagcttcctggggctaacaggatattataggcgatttgtagaagggttttcctctatatcagcaccattgactaagttaacatagaaaACTACTAAGTTCTAGTGGTCTGACGCTTGTGAACGAAGTTTTCAAGAGCTAAAGAATcaattgacatccgcgccagttcCCACACTCCCACAAGGAACACAatgttatgtggtatattgtgatgcctcatgcataggtttggggtgcgtattgatgtaACGTAGGAAAGTGATTGCTtgtgcatcaagacaattgaagaagcatgaaaataaTTACTcgacccatgatttggaattggctgcagtaatatatgctttgaagatatggcggcactacttatatggcgcccatgttgacatctacacaaaTCACAAGactttacaatacatcttcaagtagaaggagttgaatttgaggcagtgtaggtggtttgaattactgaaagattacgatatcgagatattgtaccatcccggtaaagccaatgttgtggcagacgctctcagtcgtaagtcaatgggaagcttagtacacattgaggcaggtagacaagggttgactaaagagcttcatcagctagctaatatgagaatcagattgttagactctgatgacagaggtgttactgtacagaatacaacaaaatcatctttggtagccgaggtaaaaacACGACAATATAAAGATCCTAcattagtaagattgagagagaacattcagcagtgtaaaattACGGCTTTCGAGATtggaagagatggggcactgagatatcAGGGCCAAttatatgtgcctaatgtggtAGGGTTGCGAGAGAcaattatgattgagattcatcaatcccggctcgacaaagatgtatcatgaagttaaggagcagtatttgtgggataacatgaagaagtctattgtaaaatttgtagcccagtgtacTAATTGttaacaagtaaagatcgagcatgagaaacctagtggattgattcaaaatatagagattccgacctggaaatggaaggtgattaatatggacttcattattggattaccttactcttatcataagtttgactccatacAGGTGATAGTTGattgacttacaaaatgtgcccattttctgccagttaagacaacttacacggctgaagattatgcaaagttgtatatcaaggagattgttaggcttcatggtgtgccaatATCTATCATATCAGACCGATAATCTCAGTTTACGACTAACTTTTGGAGGttttttcagaagggtttaggcataCAAGTGAATCTCAACActacatttcatccgcagactgacggacaagctgaacgtaccattcaaaCACTTGAAGaaatgctacgagcatgtgttctagatttcaaggggatttGGTATGACCATATAtcactcatagagtttgcctacaatagtagctaccattccagtattaaaatggctatGTACGAGGCACTGTACgagagaagatgtagatcaccagttggatggtttgaagtcggtgaaacagaattatatgagCCAGATTTGAtttaccaagccattgagaaggtgaaaatGATACAAGAACGACTGAGGGCGGCACAAagtaggcaaaagtcttattccaatgtacgacgtcgtgatctggagtttgaggttggtggttgggttttcctgaggatgtCGCCGATGAAGGGTGCTATGTGTTTTGGGAAGAATGGTTAGCTGAGTCCACGGTATATCAGTCCATATAAGATTCTTCgatgaattggacaggttgcttatgagttagaattgtcatatgaattggaatttgtccacccggtattccatgtatctatgttgaggaaatgtattggagacccttctcgagtcgtccctatcaaagatgtacaagttatagAGGatatatcatatgaagaagtgccagtggctatattagatcgacaagtccgcaagctgagaacaaaagatgtagcttccgtcaaagtattgtggaagaacaagaatatggaagaaatgacatgagAAACAGAAGacgagatgaagtctaaatacccttacctattccagaatgaagataacgaggatgctaGGGGAACGCATGATGCATTAGAAGGTGAAAcaactctatgaggtaagcaatagcttgagaatactattccttaatacaaaatggtgatatgtagatagtgtacatatccataatgctttgtgtagccttgtgaggcAATAAGTTGGATTTGAATACTTGCAAGTTTGGTTAGTGTCCATATTATAGGGGAAGCTCGGCCAGAAATTTccgttggaatccacgatgatttagactccccataaacccttacatttgaggacgaatgttcctagggagggggagagggtgttacaacccatattcacgtacgttagttcatgccataagaTAGTCGACGTAATTTCATGAAGAtattatctttaagatgataagaagttaatcatattggtcttaaatgatacaaggatAAATAAGGGTGGTTaaaaagtattagaagttaaacgaatca
Above is a window of Nicotiana tabacum cultivar K326 chromosome 8, ASM71507v2, whole genome shotgun sequence DNA encoding:
- the LOC107810892 gene encoding uncharacterized protein LOC107810892, translated to MARSIAQALNLIRTTTAPSTASRRDAVRLVACRCESTQPDRHVASDTSEAEAVAVQRIEDAIHRIIVRRSAPDWLPFCPGASYWVPPRRSSYGIADLVHKLSNTLSEEETMSLATFRGWPSSTFYLNNENAVTENDSMSKKVNQSDNEED